The Nocardioides zeae genome includes the window AGAGCTTGACGTCGGACCGGGCGTGCCGCTCGATCGCGACGTCGTGGACGGGGGTGAAGGCATGGGGCACCGCGGCGGCGTCGACCGGCGCGGCGAGGAGGGGTGCGACCCGGCGCTCGACCTCGACCAGGGCCTCCTGGGCACCGCGGTGCCCCACGACGGCGAGACGCACGGCGCTGCTCGCGCACGCCGTCAGCACCGCCCAGCAGGACAGGGCCTCGGCGTCGGCGAGCGGCAGGTCGGCCCAGACGAGGCCCTGGGCCACGCCGAGGTGGCCGGTGCCCTCCTCGGCGAGGACGCGCCGGCGGTAGGTCGCCGCTGCCTCGTGGTGCAGCCGCTGCCACGTGCCGAGCAGCGCGGTGCCGGACCGGCGGGACGCCACCCGGGCGGCCTCGCCGACCATCGACACCTCGACCTCGCGGTCGAGGTCGAGACGCGCCTCGACCTCGCCGCTGCCGAGCGCGTGGCTGCGGGCGAGGAAGACCCGGTCGAAGGTGTGCCAGCGCAGCCGCACCGCGGCCAGCATCACGTCGACGAGCTGCTCCGGGCCGGTCAGCAGGCCGTCGGCCGCCAGGGTCTCGAGACCGGAGGAGAACGACGCCGCGCCGGCGCCGAAGGCCGGGTCGGCGTGCAGCAGCAGCGCGGTGCGGCTGCTCACTCGACGACCTCGACCGCGCCCCGGTCCAGCCAGGGCCGGATCCGGGCGAGGTGGTCGGCGGCCGGTCCGTCGAGCAGCACGACGAGCAGGTCGTCCTCCATGCGGACCCTCCAGTGCAGGTGGCCCGCGTGCCAGCCGAGCTGCATCGCGCCCTCGCGCGACGTGGCGCGCAGCGTGAGCGTCGCCGGCTCCTCGACCTCGACGACGACGGCACCGTCCGCGTCGAGGCGGAGCACCGACCCGTCGCGGAGCACGGCCTCGCGGTCGAGCGCGACGCCGTACTCCTGCCCGTCGGATCCCGTCGCCCTGAAGCGACGGCGCCCGAGCTCGGCGGTCGGCAGCACGAGCCGCACGACCAGCCCGCGGTGCTCGAGGTCGTGCAGCCGGTCGTGGACCCCGTCGTCGGACCGGTGGCCGACGATCTCGAAGAGCTTGTGCACTGCCGAGGACTCCCGTCAGTCGACCGGGGCCGCGGTCGCCTCGAGGTCCTCGAGGTAACCGATCGACCAGGAGGCGAGTCTGTCACGCCAGGCCGCCGCCAGCTCGCCGCCCGAGCCGGTCTCGTTGTCGCGCTCGAACGCCGCGAAGTCCGTCACCTCGACGATCTCGCAGCCGTCCCAGCTGCTGTCCTGGTCGTCCATCGAGCCGGTCACGGCGAAGTCGAGGAACGAGACCACGGAGGGCATCGCGCGCATCGTGGGACGCACGTAGGACAGCGTCCAGTCCCGGTACGCCGCGAGCGTGTCGCCCTCCGCGAGCGCGAAGTAGGCGACGACGAAGCGCCTCACGCGCCACCCACCCAGGCGACGAGCTGCGACCAGAACGAGGCGTAGTCGTCCCAGGCCATGAACTCGGGGCTGCCCCAGTGCGGCGAGCAGTCCGACGCGAACGCCGCCGTCCGACCCGCGCCGTGCTCGCCGACGACGAGGAACGGGTCGCCGCCGACCTCCATGAGCGTGGTCGCGTCGGCCTTCGCACCGAAGCGGTTGTAGCCCAGGAAGTAGGGCCACTGCTCGTCGACGCCCTCCAGCACGGCGTGCGCGGCGACCGGCTTCGGGACCACGCCCTCGGGGGACTCGATGCGGTCGTCGTGGACGAGCATGTCGACGGGGAGCACCTCCGCCAGCGGGGTCAGGGAGAACCGTCCGCGGCCCTCGAACCCCGAGAACGACATGTAGCCGCCGATCATGAGCAGCCCCCCTCCCTGGTGCACGAACTCACCGATGACGGCCAGCCGGTTGGGCCGACGCTCGCCCTTGACGAACACGGCGTGGGGCAGGAGGAACGAGTCGGCCGGGGCGTCGCTGAGGACGATGACGTCGTACTTCTCCCGCAGGACCTCCACCTCGTAGGGGAAGCCCTCCACGGCGACGTGGTTCGGCATGTAGTCGACCTGGTGGCCGGCCTCGCCGAGCACGCGGAGCAGCTGCTCGGCGCCCTCCTCGTAGCCCGACGTGGTGTAGGCCGCCAGGCCCTTGGTGTGCTGGGCGAAGGTGTTCCAGCTCTCGCCGACGACGAGGACACGACTGGTCATGGGTGGGCGCTTCTCTCTCTCGGTGCTGCTCGGTGGTGGTGGTCGTGGATCAGGCGTCGACGTGCAGGAACGCCAGGGGGTTGTGGGCCGTGAGGCGCAGCGCGACGTCCTCGCCGAAGCGGTCGACGAGACGGCCGCGCACGTCGCGGGCCAGGTGCCGGTAGCCCCAGCCGCCGTGGGCGACCAGGGAGTTCCGGTGGTTGATGTCGTGGGACAGCAGCAGCTGCGCGCCGAAGCCCCCGTCGAGGAAGTGGGCGATGGCGTCGAGCCGCTCGTCGTCGTCGGGGTAGCTCGCACCGTTGACGAACCGGGCCCGCCCGGTGCCGAAGTTGTCCATCTCCACGAACGCCCCGGTGCGCATGATGTCCTCGAGCTGCGGCAGGTCGATCTCGCAGTCGAGGTGGGAGACGGCGATCCGGGCGGGGTCGGCCCCGGCGCGCTCGGCGATCGCGATCGCCTCGAGCGCCCGCTTGGCGAAGGGGTGCACGTGGATGTTCAGGGGCAGGCCGGTCGCGGCCTGCACGCGCCCGGCGGCCCGCAGCGACGTCGCCTCGACCTCCGTGATGTCCCAGCTCGTGCCGATCTCGCCGATCACCCCGGGCAGGAGGCCGGCAAAGCCCTCCTCCACCTGGCGGGTCCACCGGTCGACCAGCTCGTCCTCGGAGACCGGCAGTTCGGAGGCGGGCAACGCCGGCTCCAGGTAGCGACCGGCGGAGACCACGAGGGCGATCCCCGCCTGGTCGGCGGCGCGCACGGCCACCTCGACGCTGGGGCCGCTGCCGAGGACCGTCAGGTCGACGACCAGCTGGGTGCCGGCGTCGCGGGCGAGCCGCAGCTCCTGGGCCGCGAGGTACCAGTCGCTCAGCAGCATGTTCTGCCGCAGCGTGCTCTGGGGGTGGGCGTGCAGCTGCTCCGCCGTCGCCGCGGCCACCGCGGCGGGGTCGTCGAAGTCGCGCCACGCCCCCTCGCCCTCCCACCAGACGCGGGAGTCGACGAGCACGTGCTCGTGGGGCAGGACGACGCCGTCCTCCGGGCGGACGTCCCGCACCCCGTGGGCGGTGCGGACGCGGTAGACGTCGCGGTCCGGGCGGGTCATGGTCGCTCCTCGGGTCGGCGGGGGCTCGCGGGTCGGGACACGTGGGCCTGCGCGACGCGCCACCCGGCGTCGGTGCGCAGCCAGAGCTGCGTCTGCCGGCCGGTGCGGCCCTCGTCGGGGTAGTCGGTGACGAGGTGCACGGTGGCCAGGTCGTGCCCGAAGGCGGTGGCGGCGCGCTCGCGGACCGTGCGGCGCACCGGTCCCGCGGCCGTGGCCCGGCGCCACGCGGTGATCGCGGCGTGCCCGAACAGCTCTTCGTCGTCCCCGATCCGCACCGCGGCGCGGTCGACCCAGAAGGCGTCGACCAGGGCGTCGACGTCGCCGGTGGCGAGCGCACTCTCGTACCGCGCGGACGCGGCCTCGACCTCGGCCAGCACGTCGGGGTCGTCGATCGGGATCACGCGGGCACCCCGATCGCGGCCTCGAGCCGGGCCGCCACCTGCAGCAGCGCACGCTCGGAGCCGGCCCGTCCGACGAGCTGGACCCCGACCGGCAGGTCGCCGCCGGAGGGCACCGAGACGGCCGGGAGGCCGAGGAACGAGAAGGGCGCCGTGAGGACCCCGAGGTAGGGCTCGCGGTCCGCCTCGCGACCGTGCCCCAGGGCGATCCGGTCCTGGTCGTGGCGCGGGGCGCTCCCCGGCGTGGTCGGCAGCACGAGCACGTCGGTCGTGTGCAGCAGCTGCCCGACCCGGCGGCGCAGGAGCTCGCGGTAGCGCTGCGCCGCGACGTACGCCGCGCCCGGGACCGCGAGACCCGCCGTCAGCCCCGTGCGTACGCCGCGGCCGAGCCGCTGCCGGTGACGGAGCAGCGTCGCGTGGTGGGCCTCCGCGCCCTCGACCGCCGTGACGACGAGCGAGGCGGCCATGGCCTCCTCGAACCAGGGGAAGGCGACCCGCTCGCGCACACCGAGAGCAGCGACGGCGCGCTCCTGGGCGGCGAGCCCGTCGGCGTCCGCCCAGTCGCCGACGTCGACGGCGGCCGTCCGCACGGGGCCGGGCGCGTCGTCCCCGGGGACGAGCACGTCGAGCACCGCGGCGCTGTCGGCGACCGTGCGGGTGAACCACCCGACGTGGTCGAGGCTGCGCGCGAAGGGCACGAGCCCGCCGGCGTCCACGCGACCGAAGCCGGGCTTGAACCCCACGACGCCGCAGAGCGAGGCCGGCACGCGGACCGATCCGTTGGTGTCGGTCCCCAGCGCCAGGCGGACGTCACCGAGCGCGACCGCCACCGCCGAGCCCCCCGAGGAGCCACCGGCCGTGCGGTCCGGGTCGTGCGGGTTGCGGCAGACCGGCCGGTGCTCGTTGGAGGTGGTGAACCCGTGGGCCAGCTCGTCCATCGCCGTGGACGCGACGACGCGGGCCCCGGCCCGCTCGAGCAGCTCGACCGCCCGGGCCGACCGACGCGCGGGGCGGGGGTCCCAGGGGACCGGGGAGCCGGCGTACGTCGTGCGGCCCGCCAGGGCGAGGTTGTCCTTGACCCCGACGGTCCACCCGGCGAGCGGCCCGGTGGGAGGGGCTGCCGGCGCCGGGTCGAAGACCGTGTAGAGGTGGCCGAACCGGGCACTGCTGGCGCGCAGCGCGGCGCTCATCGCTCCTCCTCGAGCACCGCGCGCAGGTGCGTCCACCGCTCGAGGTGGGCGCGGACGGCGGCGTCGACGGCGGGCTGCTCCTCGGGTGGCACCACGACCTGCTCCTCTCGTCGCGCGGACACGGGCACGGACACGGCTCGCTCAGCGGTGCGAGCGCGAGCGGCGGCGCTGCTGGTCGTAGTAGACGGCGGCGATCAGCACGGCGCCGACGGCGACGTTCTGCCAGAAGGGCTGGACGCCGATGATGGTGAAGCCGTTCTTGAGCACGGTCGGGATGAAGACGCCGACCGTGGTGCCGAAGACCGACGCCAGGCCGCCGAAGAGGCTGGTGCCGCCGAGCACGACCGCCGCGATCGTGTCGAGGTTGGCGGTCGCGTGGCCGTTGATGGTGGTGGCGCCGAACCGGGCCACGGACAGGAACCCCGCGAGGCCCGCCAGGAGACCGGCCAGCCCGTAGACCTTGATGATGTGGCGCCGCACGGGCAGGCCGTTGCGTCGCGAGGCCTCCTCGTCGGAGCCGATGGCGAGCGTGAAGCGGCCGAACCGGGTGCGGTTGAGCACGTAGCCGGCGAGCAGCGCCACCGCCAGCGCGATCAGCACCAGGTAGGGGATCGTGTCGAAGAGCCGGCCGGAGCCCACCGTCGTGATGAGGTCGATCGGCACCCCGCGCACGTCGTTGCCGCCCGTGATGATCTGGGCGAAGCCCATCGCCATGCCCATCGAGCCGAGGGTGACGATGAGCGGCGGCACCTTGGCGACGGCGACGAGCGCGCCGTTGAGCACGCCCCAGGCCAGACCCGCGAGGAGGCCCGCGGCCAGGCCGACCAGGATGGCGCCGAGGCTGCTGGGGTCGCCGGCGCGCTCGCCGAGCTCGACCATCGTCTTCGTCGCGACCACCGAGGAGAACACGAGGACGGAGCCGACCGACAGGTCGATGCCGCTCGTCGCGATGACGAAGGTCTGCCCGGTGGCCAGGATGAGCAGGATCGAGGCGTTGATCGCGATGTTGGTCCAGTTGAACTGCGTCGGGAACGCCCGCGGGTCCAGCACCGAGAAGACGACGGCGATGAGGATGAAGGCCAGCAGGATCCAGATGCTGTTCTGGCCGAGCAGCGAGCGGACGATGCCGCCGAGCCGCCCGCCCCGCGTCGGGGCACCGGTCTCCGGGGGCGTCGTCGACGGGGTCGACGTGGTGGTGGGCGTGGTCGTGGGGGTGGGGGTCGTCACCGGACGTCCTCGAGGGTCAGGGCACCCGTCATCGCCGCGATGAGGTCGTCGCTGCGCACGTTGCCGGAGGTGAACTGGGCGACGCGACGCCCGAGCCGGAGCACCTCGATGCGGTCGCTCACGGCCAGCACGTCGGGCATGTTGTGGCTGATCAGCACGACCGAGATGCCGGAGTCCCGCACCCGGCGGACGAGGTCGAGGACGCGTCGCGTCTGCTCGACACCGAGCGCCGCGGTGGGTTCGTCGAGGATGATCAGCTTGGTGGCCCACACGGCGGCCCGCGCCACGGCGACGCTCTGCCGCTGGCCGCCCGACAGGTTGGCGACGGCGGTCCGCGGGTCGCGCAGGCGCACGCCGAGCCGGGTGAAGTGCTCGACCGCCTCCCGCAGCATCCGCTTCTCGTCGAGCGCGCCGAGCAGCCGGGAGGGGCCCGTCTTGAGCAGCTCGCGGCCGAGGAAGAGGTTGGCCGCCGCCGAGAGCTCCGGAGCGACCGCGAGGTCCTGGTAGACCGTCTCGATACCGAGGCGCTGGACGTCGACCGGGCTCTTCGGCATGATCGCGACTCCGTCGAGCAGCAGGTCGCCCTCGTCGTGCTGCACCGCACCCGAGAGGATCTTCACCATGGTGGACTTTCCGGCGCCGTTGTCGCCGATCAGCGAGACCACCTCGCCGTGACGGACGGTGAAGTCCGCGCCGCCCAGGGCCTCGACGCTCCCGTAGCGCTTCACGATGCCACGGGCTTCCAGCAGGGGGCGGGGGTCCGACTGCTCCATCTCGTCCCTCCTTTCACTGTCCGTCGATCTCTGGTGTAATCGACTCCTGTAATCGATTGCAGCGAGCGTAACCGCGCCTCGTTTCCACGGTGTTACTTCTCCTCGACGAGGTGGGGAGGGCCCGCGGGACCGCCCCTGGGAGAGGAACCACATGGCTGGCCGAGCAAGGATCGGCGACGTCGCGAAGCTCGCGGGGGTCTCCACCGCGACCGTCTCGCGGGTGCTCACGGGGAACGTGCCGGTGAGTCCCCAGCTCCGGGAGCGGGTGCTCGACGCGGCGGCGCAGCTCGACTACTCGGTCAACCCCGCGGCGCGCGCCCTGCGCAGCGACCGCACCTCGTCGGTCGGGATCGTGGTCCCCGACCTGACCAACCCCTTCTTCACGGCCCTCGTCGACCAGGTGGAGCGCGGGCTCCGCGACCTGGGCCTGTCCCTCCACGTGTGCAGCTCCGCGGGTGACGTCGCGATCGAGCGCGACCGCGTCCGCTCGCTGCAGCGGAGCCAGGTCGAGGTGCTCGTGGTCACGCCGGTCGACCACGAGGCGAGCGGCGAGGTGCTCCGTGAGGCGGCCGCCTCGGTCCCGCTCGTCATGCTCGACCAGGTCGCCGCCGACGTGGACTCGGACTGGGTCGGGACCGACGAGTCCGAGGGCATGCGCCTCGTCGTCGACCACCTGGTCGAGCAGGGCGTGCGCACCGCGGCGTACGTCGGGG containing:
- a CDS encoding urease accessory protein UreF, translating into MSSRTALLLHADPAFGAGAASFSSGLETLAADGLLTGPEQLVDVMLAAVRLRWHTFDRVFLARSHALGSGEVEARLDLDREVEVSMVGEAARVASRRSGTALLGTWQRLHHEAAATYRRRVLAEEGTGHLGVAQGLVWADLPLADAEALSCWAVLTACASSAVRLAVVGHRGAQEALVEVERRVAPLLAAPVDAAAVPHAFTPVHDVAIERHARSDVKLFAS
- a CDS encoding glutamine amidotransferase, which codes for MTSRVLVVGESWNTFAQHTKGLAAYTTSGYEEGAEQLLRVLGEAGHQVDYMPNHVAVEGFPYEVEVLREKYDVIVLSDAPADSFLLPHAVFVKGERRPNRLAVIGEFVHQGGGLLMIGGYMSFSGFEGRGRFSLTPLAEVLPVDMLVHDDRIESPEGVVPKPVAAHAVLEGVDEQWPYFLGYNRFGAKADATTLMEVGGDPFLVVGEHGAGRTAAFASDCSPHWGSPEFMAWDDYASFWSQLVAWVGGA
- a CDS encoding AtzH-like domain-containing protein; its protein translation is MIPIDDPDVLAEVEAASARYESALATGDVDALVDAFWVDRAAVRIGDDEELFGHAAITAWRRATAAGPVRRTVRERAATAFGHDLATVHLVTDYPDEGRTGRQTQLWLRTDAGWRVAQAHVSRPASPRRPEERP
- a CDS encoding amidase; the protein is MSAALRASSARFGHLYTVFDPAPAAPPTGPLAGWTVGVKDNLALAGRTTYAGSPVPWDPRPARRSARAVELLERAGARVVASTAMDELAHGFTTSNEHRPVCRNPHDPDRTAGGSSGGSAVAVALGDVRLALGTDTNGSVRVPASLCGVVGFKPGFGRVDAGGLVPFARSLDHVGWFTRTVADSAAVLDVLVPGDDAPGPVRTAAVDVGDWADADGLAAQERAVAALGVRERVAFPWFEEAMAASLVVTAVEGAEAHHATLLRHRQRLGRGVRTGLTAGLAVPGAAYVAAQRYRELLRRRVGQLLHTTDVLVLPTTPGSAPRHDQDRIALGHGREADREPYLGVLTAPFSFLGLPAVSVPSGGDLPVGVQLVGRAGSERALLQVAARLEAAIGVPA
- a CDS encoding ABC transporter permease; translation: MTTPTPTTTPTTTSTPSTTPPETGAPTRGGRLGGIVRSLLGQNSIWILLAFILIAVVFSVLDPRAFPTQFNWTNIAINASILLILATGQTFVIATSGIDLSVGSVLVFSSVVATKTMVELGERAGDPSSLGAILVGLAAGLLAGLAWGVLNGALVAVAKVPPLIVTLGSMGMAMGFAQIITGGNDVRGVPIDLITTVGSGRLFDTIPYLVLIALAVALLAGYVLNRTRFGRFTLAIGSDEEASRRNGLPVRRHIIKVYGLAGLLAGLAGFLSVARFGATTINGHATANLDTIAAVVLGGTSLFGGLASVFGTTVGVFIPTVLKNGFTIIGVQPFWQNVAVGAVLIAAVYYDQQRRRSRSHR
- a CDS encoding ATP-binding cassette domain-containing protein translates to MEQSDPRPLLEARGIVKRYGSVEALGGADFTVRHGEVVSLIGDNGAGKSTMVKILSGAVQHDEGDLLLDGVAIMPKSPVDVQRLGIETVYQDLAVAPELSAAANLFLGRELLKTGPSRLLGALDEKRMLREAVEHFTRLGVRLRDPRTAVANLSGGQRQSVAVARAAVWATKLIILDEPTAALGVEQTRRVLDLVRRVRDSGISVVLISHNMPDVLAVSDRIEVLRLGRRVAQFTSGNVRSDDLIAAMTGALTLEDVR
- a CDS encoding LacI family DNA-binding transcriptional regulator, translating into MAGRARIGDVAKLAGVSTATVSRVLTGNVPVSPQLRERVLDAAAQLDYSVNPAARALRSDRTSSVGIVVPDLTNPFFTALVDQVERGLRDLGLSLHVCSSAGDVAIERDRVRSLQRSQVEVLVVTPVDHEASGEVLREAAASVPLVMLDQVAADVDSDWVGTDESEGMRLVVDHLVEQGVRTAAYVGAQPLDSSSIKRYDAVREHAAGRGIELVGGDELLGQFSVEWGVEAARRLADRTLPEAVVCAADVIALGVLQELDARGVAVPEDALVTGYDDIPLSSHPRLSLTTVRQPLAEISARAVALVEDLRGGGDDRVPVHEALLPRLVVRSSSSRSTQ